Within the Arachis duranensis cultivar V14167 chromosome 10, aradu.V14167.gnm2.J7QH, whole genome shotgun sequence genome, the region ACGCAACAAGTCAACAACGTCGGCCTAAACCAAAAGGAGGACACGCTAGCCGAACTTGATCCAAGAGCCGACATCCTCGATCGCCCAAAACCCTCTGATGACCTACAGAAAGTGTATTTCAACAATGACCCTAATAAATTCACATATGTAGGCACCTCACTCAATGCATCCGAGTTTCAAGCTATAACAACCTTCCTACAGCAACACGCCGACCTTTTCGCATGGACACCATCAGATATGCCCGGAATCGACCCACAGATCATCAGTCATAGACTAGCCATAAACTCGGCAATCCGACCAGTACAACAGAAGAAACGCAAACTCGGCGAAGAAAAAAGGAGAGCGTCAATGGAAGAAACACAAAAGCTCATCAACGCAGAATTCATCAAAGAGATCAGGTTCACCACCTGGTTAGCCAATGTGGTAATGGTAAGAAAACAGAACGGTAAGTGGCGCATGTGCGTCGATTTCACtgatttaaacaaagcatgcccAAAAGATTCTTACCCTCTGCCATCCATAGATTCTTTAGTAGACAATGCGTCAGGCTACGCTACTCTAAGttttatggatgcatattcAGGGTATAACCAAATAATGATGCATCCCTCTGATCAGAATAAAACAGCTTTTATCACCGATTTCGGTAACTATTGTTATAAAGTTATGCCATTTGGACTAAAGAACGCAGGTGCAACTTACCAACGCCTTATGGACAAGGTATTCGCCAAACAAATCGGCAGGAATATTGAAGTATATGTCGACGACATGGTCGCCAAAACAAAAGTTGGAGATGATCACATCATCGACCTTACCGAAATATTTGGCCAAGTCCGCCAATACAACATGCGTCTCAATCCCGAGAAATGTGCATTTGCAGTTCAAGGGGGTAAGTTTTTAGGTTTTCTACTAACATGCAGGGGAATAGAGGCGAATCCAGACAAATGCCGAGCAGTGCTGGACATGACCAGTCCCAAAACAATAAAGGAAGTCCAGCGCCTCACAGGACGACTCGCTGCCCTTTCCAGATTTGTTCCTTGCCTTGCCTCAATCTCCATTCCTTTTTtccaaacaattaaaaagaaaaataaatttgaatggAACGACGATTGTGAAAAggcattttcaaaattaaaaacaaccTTATCACAACCGCCGATTCTACAAAAACCCCTACAAGGGGAAGATTTATTTCTGTATCTATCAGTTACTGATTGGGCGATAAGCTCGGCCCTTGttacagaaagaaaaaaagttcAGCATCCAGTATACTTCGTTAGTAAGACGCTCCAACACGCCGAACTCAACTATCCAAGGATTGAGAAGCTCGCACTAGCACTAATATTCTCGGCGCGACGCCTCCGACCTTACTTCCAAAGTCACGTTATCCACGTCAAAACCGATCACCCACTAAGACAAGTATTACACAAACCAGAAATTGCAGGTCGACTCATTAAATGGGCAGTCGAACTATCAGAATTCGACATCAAATACCAACCTCGGGGACCGATCAAGTCACAATTCCTCGCGGATTTCCTCGCCGAACTTACAATACCATCAGAAGAGGACCACCCAAAACAATGGATCTTGTATGTGGATGGCTCTTCAAATAACGAAGGTTGTGGGGCCGGAATTCGTCTGGAAGACGACGATGGATTCATATTAGAACACTCGATACACTTCGCTTTCAAAGCGAGCAACAACCAATCTGAATATGAAGCACTACTCGCCGGATTACGACTCTGTTTAGATCTTCAGATCTCCGCGATCAAGGTATACTGTGATTCATTGTTAGTCGTACAGCAGGTAAATGACCTTTTTCAGGTAAAAGATCCCCTACTCTCtaaatatttgttattagtaaaaaagttaacaaaaaaatttttcaaatttgagaTAGAGCACATACCACGTGAACAAAATCAAAGAGCGGATATCTTATCTAAGCTCGGCAGTACACAATCCGATCTATCCACATTACAACAGTTCACAATAACATCACCCACTGTTACTCTAACAACCGTGTTAAGTGTTTCACAGGAAACAGATTGGAGGAACGACTTTATACACTATTTACAAACAGGTAACATGCCAAAAGGGGTCAAGAGCGATAAAAAGTTCCGATGACAAGCATCTTACTTCACAATACTCAACGGAACGTTGTATCGCCGAGGATATACTCGCCCTCTCCTCAGATGCCTCAACAAGACAGAGGCAAACATAGCATTAGCAGAGGCACATGAGGTAATCTGTGGCACGCACACAGGGGCTCGAAGCCTAACATCAAAAATCCTCCGAGCCGGATTTTTCTGGCCAACTTTGAAACACGACAGCGAACAGAAAATAAGATCTTGCAACAAATGTCAAAGGCACGCACCACTGATACACATCCCCGCCGAGCAAATGCATCATTCAGATATCAGCTGGCCATTTAACCAGTGGGGTTTGGATATACTCGGACCGTTTCCTACGGCACCGGGCCAGGTAAAGTTTCTTATTGTCGGAATTGACTATTTCTCCAAGTGGGTTGAAGCCCAACCCTTAGCAAAAATAACATCACAGCAAATAATTTCATTCATATGGAAAAACATTATTTGCCGTTTCGGCATACCTCAACATATCACAACTGACAACGGCCGCCAGTTTGCCGATCAGAAATTTCAATCTTTTTTGCAGAATCTCAAAATAAAACAGCACTTTGCCTCTGTTGAACATCCTCAAACAAACGGACTAGCTGAGGCCGCGAACAAGGTCATCCTGCATGCACTAAAGAAAAAACTCGACGACGCCAAAGGACTATGGGCCGAATTAATTCCTGAAGTACTCTGGGGATAcaacaccaccccacaaacatCAACAAAAGAAACGCCATTCAAACTGGTTTATGGGTCGGAAGCCATGATCCCTCTGGAAATCTCCCAGCAATCCATCCGAACATATATGAATAATCAAGACGAAACTCGGAGATCCGAGCTCGACCTCATCGAAGAAGTTCGAGACATCGCCGCTTTGAAGCAACGCGCAGCGCAACAAGTCATAGCTCGTCAACATAACAAGTCGGTCAGAAACAGATCGTTCGCTAAAGGAGATTTAGTCCTCCGCAAAACAGAAACTGCTCGGAAGCCACCAACACACGGAAAGTTAGCCGCCAATTGGGACGGCCCATACCGAGTATCCGAAGCACTCGGCCAAGGAGCGTACAAACTAGAATCATTAGATGGTAAACTCTTCCCTAACACATGGAATGTGTCTTCTTTAAAAAAGTATTATAGTTAAAAGACAGGGACAGGctggtactctttttcctactacCAAGATTTTATCCCAAAGGGTTTTGCTTggagaggttttaacgaggccagCCTACCTGCACCTTTGTGTATAAAAGGTTCAAAAGACCTCAGAATGTAAATAAGACGAAAAATGTCTTATCTTTGCTACTCTATCAAATCAATCTTATCAATCTGTCAATACAGCTCGAACATATACCGCTACTCGTCTAAAGCTACAAATCAAACCACAAAACCAATAAACTCGGAACACAATCCGAACTATCGCAAAACATCTTTTACATAAAGCAACAAAACAGACTTTCAAACAAGTCATTTCAAACCAAGTTCAAAAAACAAACCGCCATACTGTTATCAACAATAAATATTCAAACATATGtaaaacaaaattcacaaaaattttttttctaaaacctAAACATTATCAGCCTCGCCTTCTGCATCCCCATCATCGTCAACAAGCTGCCCATCTCGAACAATCTTCCCAGGATCCATACTAGAAAGATCGGCATCCGGAACCAAAAACTTCACTTGCAACCTTGCCCTTTCGAAACCTTCAACGAATGAATCCAAAATCTCATCCGCCTTCTTTTTCTCCATATCCTTAAACTGAGCGGTCACTTCAATCAGACGACTTTGCACGCTTACCAAGTcgctttcctttttcttcaaatcCTCAACATCTTTAGAATAATTTTCCTTAGTCTCTTTCAATAACTTCTCAGTCTCAGTTAAACGACCTTGAAGTTCGGCAGcaagttttttatatttaaccAGCTCCTCCTTCAAAACAGGTACCTCCCCCTTTTCCGCAGCAACTCCCTTGTATTTCAACTCCTGACTTCGCCCAAGGCTTGCAAGCCACAACCCAACAACCTATAGAACAAATAAACTCATAAGACTACTAaataaaaagaagcaaaaaacaacAAGCTTACTACCTGCATGTATTGTCCAATAG harbors:
- the LOC110276037 gene encoding uncharacterized protein LOC110276037 isoform X2 — its product is MSKRGGKYPGVSAASLRTRFKSKNLDKEVSSSNVEKVVGGGEVSQPRQGRRKVIVKKRKRSELVELSDDSDGKELDVPLEEIHAFMGNQKRLHEMSEESEAFSVWGKEYPFMAVVDEYCQSSADVTLAKEVGDMAIGQYMQVVGLWLASLGRSQELKYKGVAAEKGEVPVLKEELVKYKKLAAELQGRLTETEKLLKETKENYSKDVEDLKKKESDLVSVQSRLIEVTAQFKDMEKKKADEILDSFVEGFERARLQVKFLVPDADLSSMDPGKIVRDGQLVDDDGDAEGEADNV